The following coding sequences are from one Desulfobacterales bacterium window:
- a CDS encoding ketol-acid reductoisomerase: MTFKSEVFDPEVIQLAETTEMIVRGGRDKFGLLPRAFAGIEQIGVIGWGSQGPAQAQNLRDSLEGTGITVKVGLREGSSSMAGARQAGFTEENGTLGEMYAVIAESDMVLLLISDAAQIEHYQKIFATMKDGATLGLSHGFLLGHLESVGEYFPANMNVVGVCPKGMGPSVRRLYVQGKEVNGAGINTSFAVEQDINGRATDQALGWAVALGAPYVFMTTLGSEYRSDIFGERGILLGAVHGIVEALYRRYVMEQGMTEEEAFVASVENITGPLSRTISRQGILAVYQGLDDAGKEIFARIYSHTYGPAFDILLECYEEVASGNEIRSVYMAGQRFSRFPMGKIDGTRMWQVGEKVRAARTGEPEVNPFTAGVYCATMMAQIDLLIEKGHCLSEVCNESVIEAVDSLNPYMHHKGVAFMVDNCSTTARLGTRKWGPRFDYNIQQQGFVAYDQGKEADQALIDALKSHKIHAALATCATMRPSVDISFTE, encoded by the coding sequence ATGACATTTAAATCAGAGGTGTTTGACCCCGAGGTCATCCAGTTGGCCGAGACCACTGAGATGATTGTCCGGGGCGGCCGCGACAAGTTCGGCCTGCTGCCCAGGGCCTTTGCCGGGATCGAGCAGATCGGGGTGATCGGCTGGGGTTCCCAGGGTCCGGCCCAGGCCCAGAACCTGCGCGATTCCCTTGAGGGGACCGGGATCACGGTCAAGGTCGGTCTGCGCGAGGGCAGCTCTTCGATGGCCGGGGCCCGCCAGGCCGGGTTCACCGAGGAGAACGGCACCCTGGGCGAGATGTATGCGGTGATCGCTGAATCAGACATGGTGTTGCTGCTGATCTCGGACGCGGCCCAGATCGAGCATTATCAGAAGATCTTTGCCACCATGAAGGACGGCGCCACCCTGGGCCTGTCCCATGGATTTCTCCTGGGGCATCTTGAGAGCGTGGGCGAATACTTTCCCGCTAATATGAACGTGGTCGGCGTCTGTCCCAAGGGCATGGGTCCCTCGGTGCGCAGGCTCTATGTCCAGGGCAAGGAGGTCAACGGCGCCGGGATCAATACCAGCTTCGCGGTGGAGCAGGATATCAACGGCCGGGCCACTGACCAGGCCCTGGGCTGGGCCGTGGCCCTGGGCGCGCCCTATGTGTTCATGACCACCCTGGGCAGCGAGTATCGCAGTGATATCTTCGGCGAGCGCGGCATCCTCCTGGGCGCGGTCCACGGGATCGTCGAGGCACTCTACCGCCGCTATGTGATGGAGCAGGGCATGACCGAGGAAGAGGCATTCGTCGCCTCGGTGGAGAACATTACCGGGCCGTTGAGCCGGACCATCTCCAGACAAGGCATCCTGGCGGTCTACCAGGGTCTGGATGATGCGGGCAAGGAGATCTTTGCCCGGATCTACTCCCATACCTACGGGCCGGCCTTTGACATCCTGCTCGAATGCTACGAAGAGGTGGCCAGCGGCAATGAGATCCGTTCGGTCTACATGGCCGGTCAACGTTTCTCCCGGTTTCCCATGGGCAAGATCGACGGCACCCGGATGTGGCAGGTGGGCGAAAAGGTCCGCGCCGCCCGGACCGGCGAGCCGGAGGTCAACCCGTTTACCGCCGGGGTCTACTGCGCCACCATGATGGCCCAGATCGACCTGCTCATCGAAAAGGGCCACTGCCTGTCCGAGGTGTGCAATGAATCGGTGATCGAGGCGGTGGATTCGCTCAACCCCTATATGCACCACAAGGGGGTGGCCTTTATGGTGGACAACTGCTCCACCACCGCCCGGCTCGGCACCCGCAAGTGGGGGCCGCGCTTTGATTACAATATCCAGCAGCAGGGCTTTGTCGCCTATGACCAGGGCAAGGAGGCCGACCAGGCCCTGATCGATGCCTTGAAATCCCACAAGATCCACGCCGCCCTGGCCACCTGCGCCACCATGCGGCCCTCGGTGGACATCTCCTTTACCGAGTAG